Below is a window of Pseudarthrobacter equi DNA.
TCATCGACGGCCTCAAAGCCCTGGGCGCCGGGGACCCCGACGTCGGCCATTGGCCGGGTGCGAGGAGAACATCCGCCGCCAGGAAGCCACCGTCCGCGGCCAGCAGGAACTCGCCGCATCATCACTGGACGCCCAGTTCGCCTCCCTCGAAGGCCTCGGCAAGGAGACCGAAGTGGAGGCACGACTGGCTGCCCTCAAGTCCATGGACCGGAAGGCCATCGACTATTGAGACGGCCGCCCGCCAAAGCCCCTGTACTCAAATTGTCCGGGGCTTCTACAAGGCCAAGCTATCCGGTGCCTACTTCTTGCAACGGTTGGTCGTCGAGTGCTTTCAGGACATCGCCGGCGCGGGTGAGGAGAATGGCCATGTCTCTAAACTCTTTGAGCCACTTGCCATAGGCCTCGTCATCGGACATTGCAGTGGGTCTGCCCACGGCGCGCAGGAAGTCGCTCCTGACAACTGGTGAAACTTCCGCTAGATACTGGTCCGACAGGTAGTCCTCCATCTCCTTCAGGACCACGTGGATTTCAGGAGGAAACGGCGTATGCAGTGTGGTTCCTTGGCGCTCCGCGGCCCGTCTCCGCAGCTCGTCCAGAGCGCTCGGGGGCCTGTCGGCGGACGTAGCCCGTATGTCCTGAACTCTCTGCCGGTAACTGCGTATGTTCGCCATCAGTGCATCGCTGGGGGGTCCGACCTGCCCTGAAATCGGCAGGCGGATCCGCTGCGTTGACTCAATGGCAGTCCGCACCAGTGCAAGCGAGATGCTGCCCATAGATTCATAGGCGTTCAAGTACCTGAGCCCATCCCATTCCTCGGCGGCGAGGTCCATCCGTGTGATCTTGGCCGCTTGCTCCTGGTTTTCGTCTCGCCAATTTGGGGCGATGCGAAGGTCAGTCCGCAGCCGAACCCGGTATAGGTAAAAGACCGATCCTCGGTCGCCTTGTTCATTTATCCGGCGCAGCATCGACTCGATCGCTGCTTCGTATGTGCCGACGTGCAGGGCCTGGTTCTCGTAGATCCGGCGGTGCCTTTCGATTTCTTCCTCGGGCCACTGAGCCGTTCGGCGAAGGTGCCGGAGTTCTTTCTCTGGCAGCTCCCATAAAGCCTGGGGCCACTCCGGATCTGTTGTTGTGTGGTACCAGAAGAGTTGCGGAATTTTGGATGCGTCGAGAGCCTCATCTTCGGGGTCTCTGACATCGATAACCCTAGGACCGAAGTTGAAATCGTGACCGCAGCTCGAGCAGGTCGTTACTCCGGTCCCAGAGAGCGAGTGATAGCTCTCGGCGGACAGCAGGTTACTGGCCGGGCAATTTTCACACCGCATCCGATAGTCGTAGGAAAAATTGATCTCTCGTTCGCTGAGCACAAGCCATTATTGCAACCTGCAGAAGCCCATCGAGGAGACACGCAAGCCACGTCCGTCATCTTGTCGGGGCCCGGGTCCACCATGGGGGGGTATTACGGCTCCAACGGTGGAGGCGGCCATCCATGAACTGATGGATCTCGCCTGGAATGTTGTCTTCGACGTGCTTGATGAGCGAGGGCTGCTCGGTGACGGGTTGTTCGTCGAGGAGTTCACCGGTATTCACTCTTGGCTGGACGGGCCCACCCGGTACACCGTCGTCCACTCCCGGACGGTCGCTGTCCTGTTCGTGGACACCCGGCCGGTGGACGCCATCCCCTTTCGCCATGACCTGCTCGGCGCCGACGACCCGGCCAGCTTCTTTTCCCTGCCGGGGTAGTAGCAGGGCGGACCAGGCAGCTGGAACCTGCTGTTACTCGGCGAGGTCGAAGTCCAGGTCCAGGTCTTCGAGGGAGTGGAGTTCCCGCCACGTTTCGGTCACCCGGGCGCTTGGCAGGGCCGCCGCGATCGGCATCCTGTCAACGGCCACCAGCTGGTCCAGGCCGAGCCCGGTGAGGGCTGCGACGTCACGGATGGGTACTTGGAAGGTACGGAACGGGCCCAGCGGGGGAGCGTCATCGGTGACTCCTGGGCGGGGGATGTCCGGCAGGTCATCGAGCTGGGGTGTCTGGTCCACGACGTAGCCGGTGGCCGCCAGTTCGCCGTGGTGGAGGAACGCGGCGACTTTGAAGAAGCGCAGCGGGATGTCCACTCCCCGGTAGGCCGGATCGTGTTCGCTGAATACCGGCCCGGTGAACACGACGATCCGCCTGCTGTTGTCCGCTGCGTTCTCCTGCAGGTAGGACTCCAGCCCCAGCCAGAGTTCCATGCCCTGGTTGAACTTGGCCGCCTGCGGGGCGGCGTTCGTGTAGTAGAAGGTGTCCTCGTTCGCCTGGGCGGCCTCAGCCAGGGTGTCGCCCCACACCGCGGAGGCGCGGCGGACCAGGTGGCCGCGGTCCAGGTCGTTCCGGGCGTACACCCGTTCGCCGGTCTGCTGGTCCCCGGGCAGGCGCGGGTCCAGCCTCCACTGGATGCCGGACCGGTCCAGATCCATCAGCTTTTGCCCGTCCATAGCCAGAGCAGTCACCGCGGCCAGTCGCTTGTCCGGGCGCATCAGCACCGAGAAATGCGTGTACGGGAGCAGGACGGTCTCCACGCCTGGCAGCGCAGGGATTGGGACCGGAACGCCGAGGAAACCAGCGTCGTACCCGGCACGGCCAGCCAGGTCCCGGGCGGTGCCGACCTGTGCCTCGTGCGTCATGAGTTCGTCCATGCCCGGACCCTACCAGCCGCACATGACGGTGGGCTGCACGGTCGGTCCACCCTCATTCTGCTACGTCCAGCAATGCCGGGTCGTCCCAGACGTCCACGTACCCGGGCGCGAGCAGAAACCGTGAACCGGGCGGCATCTGCAGGAAGCCTTCAACTTGGGGGCAGCGCTCGACCAGGTGGGCTGCATGCCAGGGCTGGAAGAAGTCCGCGTCGGGCGACAATTCGCCGGTCCACACATACCAGCCGGAGGTGTTCGCCTCGGGCGGGTGCCGGAGCCCATGCAGCGGCCAGTCCAGTTCGCCGCTTATGACAGAGCGGGAAGCGCCCAGTACCTCCATCAGTTCATCCCCCATGCCTGCAATTGTGCCCTAACCGTGTTCCGCAGCCGGGCTGTTCTGTCGCGCGCCGGGCTAGGGTGAGGCTATGCGACGGTCGGCGGGTTATGCACTCTCATCGGCGCTGGTGGCCGGTTCCCTGTTGGCGGGTTGCGGGAATGTTTCCTGCGACGCGATGATGCGTTACAGCACCCTGGAGTTGGACTTCACCATGTTTCCTCGAACCGCGGGTCTCGAATATGAGGTGACATGCCTGGACCGGGCCGACCAGGATGCCTGCACCCAGTACCAGGCAGGACACCGCTACAGTGCCGCGATGCACACGTCCGTGGCCATGCAGGTCGGCGTCCGTGCCGTGCGGCTGACGGTCTACGACACTGCGTCCCAGGCGGTCGTGGCCGACAAAACACTGGACCCTATCCCCTGGGATCCCCCGGTTAAGGATGGGCCGTGCGGCTCGCCCTCGAAAGCCGTATGGAAGTTCTAAGCGGGCACGGTGTTCTCTGCCATAGTGGTGTCACCGGAAACCGAGAAGGGGCGATTGATGGGTGCATGGGGCTTCTTGCCGTTTGAGAACGACGACGCGCTGGACTGGATGGACGAGCTCGATGGCGGGGACACGGATTTCGTTCGCAGGGCAGTCACGGCGGTAGGGGATGGCTATGTGGAAGCCCCGGAAGGCAGTGTCGCTGTGGCGGCCGCCGAGGTCATCGCCGCCAGCCAGGGGACACCGGCGGGAAACCTTCCGGAGAACGTCGCCGACTGGGTGACCGCGCACGGGCGGGGGATCACCGCCGAGGATGTGGAGCTCGCCCTGGAAGCCGTCCAACGGGTCGCGGGGGAGGAGTCCGAACTGGCTGAACTCTGGGACGACGCCGACGAACCCGAATGGCGCGAGTCCGTCGACGACCTGTCCGAGCGACTGCGCGCTGCCCTGCGGTAGTTGTGGGGCGCGGCGTCGAGGCTTGTCAGTCTGCTGACCGTAGGAGTGTTTCGAAGTGGCTCAGCGAGACAACGCTCTGGCGGTCCACGTCGAGCTCGTCTTCCACGATGGCCGTGCCTGCATCGACGTCCAGCAGCACATTGAAGGTGTTGTACGTCAGGTACTGCCGTCCGGCCTGCCGCTGCTCAATGATTGTCAGCAGCTGCGCGCGAATGTAGTCATTCGCCTCGCCGGCAAGAAACTCATCGATCGGCGTCTGCGACATCTTCACTAAGGCCTTCGTGAGGCCGTGCTGCCGGCTCACTGTTCAGGATGGGTGCCGCTGCGCCTCGATCGCCACCCGAGGACGGCCATCGAGAGCCAGAAGATCGTGAATGCAGCGCCGGCGATGACGAATACCCAGTCGACGCCGGTCCAGTGCCCTCGCTGAGACGGATCAGCGGCGGCACGATCAGGCAGACGCCCAAAATGACGCCCAAGACCTGTGCCCGAGAACTCCGAAAGCACGGGTCTACCTGCGTTTTCCCCATGCCGCAGTCTCTCAGTTCCCTACCATTGTGACTAGTTGCGACGTGGGCCATCCGGGGATGACAGCGTGGTCGGCCGCCGACCTTTGTAGCCACCACGGGGCCGACCCACCCGCCACCCAGGAATGGCCTCGTTGAGCCGGGTTTCCTTGGTCTCGGCAAGGCGGCCGGCCCGGTCGTCGATGCGCTGGGTGTGCAGCCAGACGCCCAGGGTCCGTTCTTCCTGGTCGTCGGTCTTCTGGTGCCGGGGCAGATCGTTGCCGGTGGCCAGCCAGGCGGCGACCTCGTCCAGGCGCCGGTCCCAGCGGGCGGCGTCGTCGGCCTGCTTCGTGGGCGGGTTCCGCCAGTTCGGAATCTCGTCCAGCGCCGCAGCATAGTCGGGGGAGGGGATGCCCGCCGCGTCGCCCTCCCGGCGGCGGGCCAGCCAGATCGCCAACGCTCGCTCCCTTGGCGTGCGTTTGGTGGGCAGGCGTCCCTCGGTCCGGTACAGGGCCAGAACATCGTCCAGGTTCCGCCGGCCGGCGGCGGTGACCCGGGTCGCAGGCCGCGCAGCAGCCCGGTGGGCGGCTCGAAGCCGGGGATCCTCTCTGGCGGCGATAGCCAGGTGATACCGGACCGTGGTCTCGGCAACCCGGGCGGCCGCGGCGATCGTTGAGGTCGGGGTGCCCTGGCGGTACGTCTGCACCCACTCCGGGTCGGGGGCGGTGCGTTTTAGTGATGAGGCTCGCCTCCCGTCTGCGCGGTTAGTAGGCATCCCAGCCCCGCGCTTCCGGGTTCATCATCCGTGCCAGTTGTGCATAGGCGTCGTCATCCGCGTCCAGGTAGCCGGAGGGGTGCAGGAAGAAGATTCCCCTGTTGAAGGCCTCAACGAAGGTCTCGAACATCGACGAAACGGACAGGTAAAGCACGGGATGTTCTGGTTCGCCCAGCATAAAGTGGCGTACCTGCCCCCAGCTGCCTGGGGTGCCAGAGCAGTCCACTGCGATGAAGTCGCCACCCCCATTCGCCAGCAGCGGCAGCCACGCCGGGTCCCACCGGGTGTCGTCACGGAAAACTGCATGGTTAGCGAGCGTCTCGTCGAGGTTGGGGAAGTAGAAGCCCGGGATGATGTGGATGTCGTCGAGCATGGCGCCGGGATAGTCCAGGGTTCCATCGCGCCACGCGTAGAGTCTGATGACATCGTCGGGCAAGACAAGTCCGGCGATGACGGATTTTTCAAACAGGACCCGTTCAGGCAGACCGGCCTGCAGCACTCCGGTGACAGGCCGGCTGAGGATGGAGAGATGCCCGAGAAGCTCCGGCAGAGAGTTGTCGAGATCAGCAGGCATAGGTCGAACCTAGCAGCTGCAGTCTCCGCCCCGAGTCGCTAAGCCAGCTCTGCAGGGTCCGACACTATGTCGGCCTTCGTTTTGGGCAGCCTCCGTCGAGGGGAAAAGTCCACCTTCCAGCTGTCGAGTTCGTAGACGTCGTCATCCGTGTCCAGATTCAGGGCAACCTGGACCGGGAAGTTGTCGACGTCTTTGAACCAACCCTCCGCGAGCGTCCGTCCGTACTCCCGGTACGGTTTGCTGCTATGAAACTGCAGGCTGCCCATGCCGCCGTCCTCCATGTCACTTACGAGCAAAGCGGAGAGATCTAAAGCACTCCACTGCGGCTGGCCCGTGCGCTCAAGCAGTGCTTGAGCGACGACAATTTCGCCTGGGAGAAGCGGTCTGAGGGTCATCTGAAAATCCTATGGTTGGCCCGCGCGCAGAGTTTGCACATTATGCTGACCCGTTCAGGGGTCTGCTACTGCCGTGCTGTGAACAGGGCCTGGATGTCTTCGCTGGCACGGCTGAGCTCTTCGCCGGCGTCGAGCGTGACCTTGCCGCGGACGCACACCAGTCATCGTGGAAGGAAGGGTCGGGCGAATTCGATGACTTCAACGCCCCAACGCCAAGCCTGACCCTCGAAGCTGCTGGGCTGCCTGAAATTTCCGGCAGCCCGAGATAACTCCAAACGCAATGCGGGGTGCCTGCAACGTGACCTTCGGAACTACCGCAGCACCGGAACGCCACGTCGGGCTTTACCGGCGTGCCATTTGGAATGCCAGGCAAAGTACTTCGCCGTATGGGGACCGAAGGCTGCAACCTTCTTTCCCACGAGGTCAGCCACGAACGCAGAAAGGTGTTCGGTAGCCGCTTGCCGCGGACCCACTTCTATCACACCGGCCGGATTCACCTTGATGTACCCGCGCTCGAAGACGGCGTCACACCCCAGCGCACATGCGGCCATGACGACTCGCTTGTCCACGCGCTCGACGGGGCTGCATTCCGCCCGCTTCTTGATGTGCGACGTGACGAGAAGCCCCTTGGGGAGCAACTTTCCACACAGCGCGCACTCGCCGTCTTGCTTGCCACCGAACAAGTGCTTTTTCAGCTGGTTATGCTCGGCCCTCAGTTTCACTACCACGGTCCCGTCGGCTCCCACAACGATGACAGCGTCAGCCTCATCCTCATCATTGTCTGCGGCAAGGTCTGAAAGATCGTCACCAGGTTCGGCGACCAAGCTAAGCACGTCCATAATCCATAGCCCTGCTGCCCTGGGCAGCTCAAATAGGTAGCCCTGGTTGACACCGCCCTTGATGTTGAAAGGGCTCCCGTAAGACTTCCACGCCCTCCGGAGGGCCTCCGGAATGTCACTCAAGGGTAGCGGGACCTCAAGCTCCTGCATCCGGAGCTTGACCTCCCGGCCGTCTCTTTCCCACTCCAGTTCCGTAAGGCCAACATGTGGGTTGGCCGCAGGCCGAGCGCCGGTCAGCGCGGTGCTTACGGAGCGGATTTGGGTATCAGCGTAGTTGATTACAATGTCACCTGGCCTAACCCGGTCCATGCGCTCCCAGTGATGCTGACTTCTACCGTCCTCGTTGACGTACGGCGCCCACATGATTCCCAGGGCGGACTCCCACTTGTAGCTCTGCCCTTGATTTACCCACCAAAAGTTGACCACGAATTTCCCCCTGAGAAGTTAAGAACGGTCCGGTGTTATGCCGGGATCGCGCCGTCCCTGCAAGCAAATGCTACTGGTAAGAGATTCGATGACAGCATTCGAGGCACGGTCAGTAGAAACAACGGCTAACACGCGGGACAGTTGCCGGCGCGGCAACTGTCGGTCACGGGAAGTAGGATCAGCGGCGTGGAAGTGAATAACCGTGAGTGGGCGCTCGCTATCTGGCTGGCTGCATTCCTTATGCTTTTTCTGCTGGTCCCGGCTTCGCGGCGGTCAGTGCCCGGCCTGTTGCGGATCTTTTTTGGACACCGCATCTTTGTTCCATTCCTAATCATGGTTATCTACACGGGTGGAGTAATTGCAGTCCTCATAGGTATGGGTGTTTGGGAAGCAAAGCTGATCACTCCAACCATCGTCTGGTTTCTTACCATTGCCTTGATAAACTTCATGCGCGTTCCGCGAGCGATGAAGGAACCGCGCTACTTTCGCAAACTTGCGGTGAGCGCTGTAACAGTACCCGTCGCAGTCCAATTCGTGGTGGACATGTACCCCTTCTCACTCATTAGCGAGATTCTGCTCCAAGGCGGTTTCCTGCTCTTCTCAGCAGTGGCTGCCTTTGCAGCCACGGGCCAGCAGTACGCCGCGGCACGGCGTATCCTGAACGTCCTTATTGGGCTCCTGGTGGTTGTCGTTGTCATTCACAGCGCCCACGAAATCACCGCCCAGTGGTCGAGAATTGACTTCGGAGGCGAGGCTAAGAAGTTTCTTCTGCCGATTGGCTTGACAGCTGCATTCTTACCATTCCTGTATGGACTTACGTTGTATGCCGCCTACGAGTCCGCGGCGTCCCACATGAAAGCGGTACGCCCTCCCAAAACTCCCCTGGCTCGGCCAGTGATTACACTCCTTGCAAGAACTGCCTTCAGCGTAGAAAAGATTGCAGCGGTGACTCCCCGGACACGTATGGTCATGGCGGAAACATCTAGTTGGCGCGCAGCTTCGGCTGCCTTCGATGCGGGCCGTGTCCATGAGATTACCCGACGACAGGAACTGGCCGACAAGCAGCAGCGTCTCTTGGATAACGCGGGTGTGGCTGGAACAGACGGCAATTGCAAACGGCTAGATCAAAGGGAATTTGAGCAAACAATTAGAGCCCTCAGCTACTTACATTTCTGCCAAGCCGGCAACTATCGAAATCTTGGCCGGTACCGCGCAGACCTTATCGATGCCCTCGGCCCTGAGGCACTTGCTTCAAGAGGGCTGCCCAACGAGGCAGCCATAACTATGCATGTTGCCAAGGATGGTCAGGGGTGGTGGGCTTGGCGGAGAACGGTCACCGGCTGGGTCTTCGCGATCGGAGCCATCGAAGCTCCGAACGACCGCTGGGAATTCGATGGACCGAAAGTGCCCGCCGGCGGCCCGGGGTCCGACCCCTCGTGGAGGCACTTTATGGTGCCTCCTGAACCTCACGAACATTGGTAGCAGACGGCTGGCGGTCTCTCCGCTCCAGCTATGAGGCCGCCCCTCCCCAACCACCTACACCCGTCCATCTCGGGGACGGTTGCGAGGGTGGCGAGAGTGACCATGAGGTCGGCCAGGTCTTTCCCCTTCATGTTTGGTTACACACTTTCTGATGGGTCTTCTTGAGGCGCAGCCTCACCCAGGCGGGGCGACGTGCTCCCCTCTATGCACGTGACGATGCATCGGACGCTGAGCATCCGGCGCAAGGGTGGCAAGGATGGAAAGGTGGCCGTGCAACGGCTGGCACGTCTTGCCGGTATTAAGGGGCGAATCAGTCCCCACTCACTGCGGCACACGTTCGTCACGCTGGCGCTCGACGCCGGGACGGCCTTACATGACCTCCAGGACAGCATGGGCCATGCCGATCCCCGCACCACACGTAGGTACGACAGGTCTAGGCACTCGTTGGTTTAGGCGGCGGGGTACGACGTTGCCCGTGTTCTCTCTCAGTCAGGTTGCGAAGCGAGGAGCCTGAATGCGCGAGGATTTAGAAGTTCCCTTCTTCGTGCGGTTCGCTTCAAATCGCCAGTGATCAGAACTTCCGAATACTCTTGATGTGCTGTAGAAGCGCGCTGGTAGTCCTCGGCAGTCAGTTCAACCCAGAAGTGCGCCAGAGGCCCACCTGGATTCGCAACATCGCTTCCTGCGATCGTGATTTTGCCCGGGGTATCTGAAGGGCCGGTCCTTGAGAGTCTGATAACCAGACCGCTAACAGTCACATCTTCTTCAACTGCTTCTTGACGAAGTTGTTTGCCAGCCCAGGCAATAATCTCCAACTGATCCTGCGAGACAGCGAGCTTTGATGCCGTTGTCGTGACTGGCCGACGGGCGGACCACTTGAAGCTGAACTCCAATGGGGTGAGGCCGTCCGCCGACGTTTGCGAAAGCGCCTCACATAGGTCGGCGCTTATGCCCTCAGGAATGCGCCGTCTGAACGCCTCAAGTCCAACATCAGATGCTATGGCCTCTGAGGCGGCATTAGCAGCGGCCTGTGTGCTCCTAAGCAGGTGTAGGGTCGTGCGGCGGGAGTAATCTTCCAGTCGTAAATCCGAGCCGGGCAACACGAAGGGGTACTGTTCAGGCATTGCATGATCGCTAAGCGGAACGGATAGTCTCCATATGAAGCTCCCGGCCACCGGAGTCAGCATCTCTGTTGCCCGAACTAGGGCGGTGGCCTCTGGCGGTCGCCGCCGAGGTAGCACAGCGGAACTTTCCTGAAGGGCAACAGCGGTAGCCGAGCTCTCGACCCATTTTCGCAGGCCCTGGACCGACTCCGCCGAAGCGCTCAGACCCATACTCCCAGGAGCGCCAAACGGGAATGTGCGAACTTCTTGGATGTCACGCTCTAAGTCAACGAGATCGCGTACGACATCGTCGACGTCCCGGCTTTCGGCCTTAGCAATGACCTGTATGAGCTGAGCAATCCTATCCACAAACGTCTTGACTTCAGGATTGCTAGGTAGCCAGCCCTGCGGCTGCTCGTCGTCGGTGGCTCTCGTCCAATAGGACCCTGCAACGTCGCCGTCGACTTCTTGCCAACCGTGTGTCAGAAGGTAAGCAGTAAAGTTTGCCAATGGGATGTTGGCAAGGACCTGTCGATTCACTACATGCTGGCCCATTGCTGCGCCTTTCCTGAATGATCGAACAAGTACTCCGACAATTTCAACGGGGTGAGCAGGCTATCCGGTGGGAACGACAATCTGCTCTGCGTTGCGGAGGGTCCAATCGGGGGACGCCCCATCAGGTCCAAAATATAGGCCTCCCGACTGAGCCTAAGGCCGTCACTCTCCATTGACGCGAAGTCTCGCCTTGAGGGTGGGACTACAACCACAATCAGGTATCTCCGAATATCGAAGTCAGTTGGGTAAGTTCCGCACAGCACATCGTGGGCCTCAGCTTTGATGTCGTACTGAAAGCTGCCATCGGGCCCGTAAATTGGGTTCTTCGTGGACTTTACGGAGACTTCTATTGTCTGCGACGGCCAAGGGATGTCGTGGCGTCTCGTGTACTTGATGGAAAGGTCCACACCAACCGGCTCGGGGTCCTGCTTGCCGACTCCGAACCCCGCTGCACTGGCTAGTGCCCGCACATACTGTTCGGCAAAGTGGCCCTGAACGCCGCTGTGGTACCCCTGCAATTGTTGAGTTGACATCAGCACTGGTTGAAGCTGCAGCTTTGACTGAATGGGAGGACGCTGAAGGGTAGACCCAGGCTACGCAATGAGTTTAACTCCAGCTGCTACCAGCTCTTTCCTGAGCTTCTCGTACCAGTTGGGCGCGGAACGTGGTATGTAGACCAGTCCTGCGACGTCAGACGGTGTCTCGACGCCATCGTTAATGGTGATCACACGGCTGCGAGTTAGTGATCCTACAAAAAACCCCATCTCGAAGACCACGTTCTGGCGTGCACGGGGCTGAAGGTCGGCGGAAGAAGATTTTGCCGCTCCTATGTCGTCGGGCGTAAGCAGAACGACTGCCACCGAGGCTTTGGATGCCTTGGCCTCGAACTTTTCGATCAGAGTCTTGCCCCCGCTTGCTTCAAAGTCGAGGACCACAGGGTTCGTTCCTGTGACCCGCTGAAGAAAGAGATGAACTTCGTTACGCAGATCGTGGTCATGCCCGTGAACAATAAAAATCTCGGGTTCTTCCTTGGCTGTCACCGGCTCAGCGCTGGCAGACGGCTCCCACTGAGTGGCGCTTGGAGTACTCTCTTTCGGCAACTTGGGTGCAGCCGTAGCGATGTCCTTGTCCCAGG
It encodes the following:
- a CDS encoding DNA/RNA non-specific endonuclease; translation: MDELMTHEAQVGTARDLAGRAGYDAGFLGVPVPIPALPGVETVLLPYTHFSVLMRPDKRLAAVTALAMDGQKLMDLDRSGIQWRLDPRLPGDQQTGERVYARNDLDRGHLVRRASAVWGDTLAEAAQANEDTFYYTNAAPQAAKFNQGMELWLGLESYLQENAADNSRRIVVFTGPVFSEHDPAYRGVDIPLRFFKVAAFLHHGELAATGYVVDQTPQLDDLPDIPRPGVTDDAPPLGPFRTFQVPIRDVAALTGLGLDQLVAVDRMPIAAALPSARVTETWRELHSLEDLDLDFDLAE
- a CDS encoding immunity protein Imm33 domain-containing protein codes for the protein MGDELMEVLGASRSVISGELDWPLHGLRHPPEANTSGWYVWTGELSPDADFFQPWHAAHLVERCPQVEGFLQMPPGSRFLLAPGYVDVWDDPALLDVAE
- a CDS encoding DUF4259 domain-containing protein, translating into MGAWGFLPFENDDALDWMDELDGGDTDFVRRAVTAVGDGYVEAPEGSVAVAAAEVIAASQGTPAGNLPENVADWVTAHGRGITAEDVELALEAVQRVAGEESELAELWDDADEPEWRESVDDLSERLRAALR
- a CDS encoding helicase associated domain-containing protein, which encodes MQTYRQGTPTSTIAAAARVAETTVRYHLAIAAREDPRLRAAHRAAARPATRVTAAGRRNLDDVLALYRTEGRLPTKRTPRERALAIWLARRREGDAAGIPSPDYAAALDEIPNWRNPPTKQADDAARWDRRLDEVAAWLATGNDLPRHQKTDDQEERTLGVWLHTQRIDDRAGRLAETKETRLNEAIPGWRVGRPRGGYKGRRPTTLSSPDGPRRN
- a CDS encoding SMI1/KNR4 family protein, with protein sequence MPADLDNSLPELLGHLSILSRPVTGVLQAGLPERVLFEKSVIAGLVLPDDVIRLYAWRDGTLDYPGAMLDDIHIIPGFYFPNLDETLANHAVFRDDTRWDPAWLPLLANGGGDFIAVDCSGTPGSWGQVRHFMLGEPEHPVLYLSVSSMFETFVEAFNRGIFFLHPSGYLDADDDAYAQLARMMNPEARGWDAY
- a CDS encoding DUF6984 family protein, producing the protein MTLRPLLPGEIVVAQALLERTGQPQWSALDLSALLVSDMEDGGMGSLQFHSSKPYREYGRTLAEGWFKDVDNFPVQVALNLDTDDDVYELDSWKVDFSPRRRLPKTKADIVSDPAELA
- a CDS encoding tyrosine-type recombinase/integrase, producing MHRTLSIRRKGGKDGKVAVQRLARLAGIKGRISPHSLRHTFVTLALDAGTALHDLQDSMGHADPRTTRRYDRSRHSLV
- a CDS encoding DUF4365 domain-containing protein, producing the protein MSTQQLQGYHSGVQGHFAEQYVRALASAAGFGVGKQDPEPVGVDLSIKYTRRHDIPWPSQTIEVSVKSTKNPIYGPDGSFQYDIKAEAHDVLCGTYPTDFDIRRYLIVVVVPPSRRDFASMESDGLRLSREAYILDLMGRPPIGPSATQSRLSFPPDSLLTPLKLSEYLFDHSGKAQQWASM
- a CDS encoding TIR domain-containing protein: MVGPTKDSNGQQLQNAVLKYVTKTFEEPDWIEIGIETGTLEIIQGHDRLLRALSWGDPDYPTHAVDVTKKILKSMGNGSMPDLDQVKVAFPRFKEWLKQNDLAMYWKVFGPAPASPEKKSGQRETATSLEDAAPWAAPWDKDIATAAPKLPKESTPSATQWEPSASAEPVTAKEEPEIFIVHGHDHDLRNEVHLFLQRVTGTNPVVLDFEASGGKTLIEKFEAKASKASVAVVLLTPDDIGAAKSSSADLQPRARQNVVFEMGFFVGSLTRSRVITINDGVETPSDVAGLVYIPRSAPNWYEKLRKELVAAGVKLIA